A window of the Lactuca sativa cultivar Salinas chromosome 7, Lsat_Salinas_v11, whole genome shotgun sequence genome harbors these coding sequences:
- the LOC111898456 gene encoding uncharacterized protein LOC111898456, translated as MAESLIDLENVLRSKKDKLSVQEANFLMTWKENTLRQLTVGAGVGAAIAWSATGNLHRLFRINLAGGAAAITATWRFRKSVNSCIEQILCMDGSRMQKELANIMLRRYPNNPTTTKLMSKRFYCEHVFDDSTSDMPKSRWRFRNNFVESPPHPQRPDTRESYDHDDNIVPERKPVPMNNGFVAMENPFDCIFGLPPSVEEIRRPVPATSAKKHTRKHKRSHRKHHTHHSNDDL; from the exons ATGGCAGAATCCCTAATTGACCTTGAAAACGTCCTCCGCTCCAAGAAG gATAAGTTATCAGTTCAAGAAGCAAACTTTCTTATGACATGGAAGGAAAATACACTTAGACAGCTCACTGTTGGTGCAGGAGTTGGTGCTGCAATTGCATGGTCAG CTACTGGAAATCTTCATAGGCTCTTTCGCATCAACCTTGCAGGAG GAGCTGCTGCTATTACTGCAACATGGAGATTTAGGAAGTCGGTTAATTCATGCATTGAACAAATTCTTTGCATGGATGGAAGCCGAATGCAAAAAGAGTTGGCAAATAT AATGTTGAGAAGGTATCCAAATAACCCAACAACAACAAAACTTATGTCCAAACGTTTCTACTGTGAGCATGTTTTCGATGATTCAACATCGGACATGCCAAAATCAAGGTGGCGTTTTCGTAATAACTTTGTTGAAAGTCCACCCCATCCCCAACGACCCGATACCCGTGAATCCTATGACCATGATGACAACATTGTTCCAGAACGCAAACCGGTTCCT ATGAACAACGGTTTCGTTGCAATGGAAAACCCTTTCGATTGCATATTTGGACTCCCACCAAGTGTCGAGGAAATTCGACGCCCTGTCCCCGCCACGTCAGCAAAAAAACATACCCGCAAACATAAAAGATCCCACCGCAAGCATCACACACATCACAGCAATGATGATTTGTAG